The Marivivens sp. LCG002 genome contains a region encoding:
- a CDS encoding feruloyl-CoA synthase, translated as MGLDRYQKHDISQETRPDGTLILTANLPLEPVADRTIDWVVEWAAKTPDAVMIAERSGEGWREVNYAQGLEMVRALASALLAEGLGPDTPILVISGNSVNHGLLALAAQYIGAPIVPVAEQYALIPAARVQFDHIQRLIRPTMVFAEDPRFFDALDLPLFDDCLKLIANGDYPGALQFDTLLRGVDADIEAALAKVGPDTVAKILMTSGSTSNPKGVLTTHRMMCTNQTQLRTALPFLKAKPPKIVDWLPWNHVFGGSHNFNMMLANGGALYIDNGKPTPALVGKTIENLGMIAGNLAFNVPVGFAMLRDALKADAALRETYFRDMDMLFYAGASLPQDVWTDLEDMAREVRGDVPLFTSSWGLTETAPACLIQHEPTDRSGIVGVPLPGLSVKLIPDDEMRCEIRVKGPTIMPGYFQDPEKTAEAFDEEGYFITGDAMKFVDEADIQKGLKFDGRISEDFKLLTGTWVRAANLRLDLLKKLGSLAQDIVITGADRTQIGLMIFPTDALRGTAGVEDADGLLIAPEVVEKIRACLHARADEGSATKVWRACVLSEMPSIAEGEITAKGNLNFRKIQMRRAGLVERLYDDNDPAVIHI; from the coding sequence ATGGGACTGGATCGCTATCAGAAGCATGATATCTCGCAGGAAACGCGCCCCGACGGGACGCTTATCCTGACGGCAAATCTCCCGCTTGAACCTGTCGCCGATCGGACGATTGATTGGGTCGTCGAATGGGCCGCCAAAACGCCCGATGCCGTCATGATTGCCGAGCGGAGCGGCGAGGGTTGGCGCGAAGTCAACTATGCCCAAGGGCTCGAGATGGTCCGTGCCTTGGCCTCGGCGCTTTTGGCCGAGGGCCTTGGCCCCGATACGCCGATCCTTGTGATTTCGGGAAATTCGGTCAATCACGGCCTTCTTGCGCTCGCCGCCCAGTATATCGGCGCCCCCATTGTGCCCGTGGCCGAGCAATATGCCCTCATCCCTGCCGCGCGGGTGCAGTTCGACCATATCCAGCGCCTGATCCGCCCCACGATGGTCTTTGCCGAAGATCCGCGCTTTTTCGATGCGCTTGATCTTCCGCTTTTCGATGACTGTCTCAAGCTGATCGCAAACGGCGACTATCCCGGAGCGCTCCAGTTCGACACGCTGCTGCGCGGAGTGGATGCGGATATCGAAGCCGCTTTGGCCAAGGTCGGTCCAGATACGGTCGCCAAGATCCTGATGACTTCGGGGTCGACCAGCAATCCCAAGGGCGTGCTCACCACCCATCGCATGATGTGCACCAACCAGACGCAGCTTCGCACCGCTCTCCCGTTCCTCAAGGCCAAACCGCCCAAGATCGTCGACTGGCTCCCTTGGAACCACGTCTTTGGCGGGTCTCATAATTTCAACATGATGCTCGCGAACGGTGGTGCGCTTTATATCGACAACGGCAAGCCAACTCCTGCGCTGGTCGGAAAAACCATCGAAAATCTCGGGATGATCGCAGGCAACCTCGCATTCAACGTGCCGGTCGGGTTTGCGATGCTGCGCGATGCGCTCAAAGCCGATGCCGCGCTGCGCGAGACCTATTTCCGTGACATGGACATGCTCTTTTACGCGGGGGCCTCGCTTCCACAGGATGTCTGGACCGATCTGGAAGACATGGCCCGCGAAGTGCGCGGCGACGTGCCCCTTTTCACAAGCAGCTGGGGGCTCACGGAAACTGCGCCCGCTTGCCTCATTCAGCATGAACCGACCGACCGTTCAGGCATCGTCGGCGTGCCGCTGCCTGGTCTGAGCGTCAAACTCATTCCCGATGACGAGATGCGCTGCGAAATCCGCGTCAAAGGCCCGACGATCATGCCGGGGTATTTCCAGGACCCCGAGAAGACAGCAGAAGCTTTTGATGAAGAAGGATATTTCATCACGGGCGATGCCATGAAGTTTGTAGATGAGGCCGACATTCAAAAGGGCCTCAAGTTCGACGGACGTATTTCCGAGGACTTCAAACTTCTGACGGGAACATGGGTGCGGGCGGCAAACTTGCGTCTTGATCTTCTCAAGAAGCTTGGCTCGCTCGCGCAGGATATCGTGATCACCGGTGCGGATCGCACTCAGATCGGACTTATGATTTTCCCGACAGACGCACTTCGCGGCACTGCCGGTGTCGAGGATGCTGACGGGCTTTTGATTGCGCCCGAAGTCGTCGAGAAAATCCGTGCGTGTCTCCACGCCCGTGCCGACGAGGGCTCTGCGACCAAGGTCTGGCGCGCCTGTGTGCTCTCCGAGATGCCTTCGATCGCCGAGGGTGAAATCACCGCCAAGGGCAATCTCAACTTCCGCAAAATCCAAATGCGCCGCGCGGGTCTTGTCGAACGTCTCTACGACGACAACGACCCCGCTGTGATCCACATCTAA
- a CDS encoding TRAP transporter substrate-binding protein has translation MTITRKSFLKTAMASAIALGISATASFAQEVTLRLHQFLPAQANVPVQVLDVWADKVEADSNGRIKVERYAAMSLGGTPPELMDQAIDGVADIVWTVVGYTPGRFPSTEVFELPFMVADARAASYAYWKMFETHMKDTEFKDVHILGTWVHGPGMFHTNAPVTKPSDLQGMKIRGGSRLVNQLLELVGATPVGMPVPAVSEALSKGVLDGTTIPWEVTTSLKVPELVKNHTEFEGPALYNLTFVLAMNNDTYAGLPDDLKAVIDQNSGLDFSIFAGGTQSDADGPARQIAVDLGNNIITVAETDTGEWRDLVTPIYESWVEDMKGKGIDGQALIDEARALMAEYEANN, from the coding sequence ATGACCATCACGCGTAAGAGCTTTCTCAAGACTGCTATGGCTTCGGCCATTGCGCTTGGTATTTCCGCAACTGCGTCCTTCGCTCAGGAAGTGACGCTTCGCCTGCACCAGTTCCTTCCCGCTCAGGCCAACGTGCCTGTGCAGGTTCTCGACGTTTGGGCCGATAAAGTCGAGGCTGACTCGAATGGCCGTATCAAGGTAGAGCGTTACGCTGCCATGTCTCTCGGCGGCACCCCGCCCGAGCTGATGGATCAGGCGATCGACGGCGTTGCCGATATCGTTTGGACCGTTGTCGGCTATACCCCCGGCCGTTTCCCGTCGACCGAAGTCTTTGAACTTCCCTTCATGGTGGCCGATGCCCGTGCGGCGTCCTATGCCTATTGGAAGATGTTCGAAACCCACATGAAGGACACCGAGTTCAAGGATGTCCACATCCTGGGAACCTGGGTTCATGGTCCTGGCATGTTCCACACCAACGCACCCGTTACCAAGCCTTCCGACCTTCAGGGTATGAAGATCCGCGGCGGTTCGCGTCTTGTGAACCAGCTTCTCGAGCTCGTCGGTGCGACGCCGGTCGGCATGCCCGTTCCTGCCGTATCCGAAGCGCTCTCCAAGGGTGTTCTCGACGGCACCACTATTCCGTGGGAAGTCACCACCTCGCTCAAAGTGCCCGAGCTTGTGAAGAACCACACCGAATTCGAAGGCCCCGCGCTTTACAACCTCACCTTCGTTCTGGCGATGAACAACGACACCTACGCAGGTCTTCCCGATGACCTCAAAGCCGTGATCGATCAGAACTCGGGTCTCGACTTCTCGATCTTTGCGGGCGGCACGCAGTCGGACGCAGACGGTCCCGCGCGCCAGATCGCTGTCGATCTCGGCAACAACATCATCACCGTTGCCGAAACCGACACGGGCGAGTGGCGTGATCTTGTGACCCCGATCTACGAAAGCTGGGTCGAGGATATGAAAGGCAAAGGTATCGACGGTCAGGCTCTGATCGACGAAGCACGCGCTCTGATGGCTGAGTACGAAGCCAACAACTAA
- a CDS encoding crotonase/enoyl-CoA hydratase family protein, whose translation MALVDIEIDGGTAVLTMNRPDKRNAMSDDLLREIDAFFSAPPAEVKVVVLTGTAGHFCSGLDLSEHKQRDAEGTMRHSRAWHQVMDRIQYGGLPVVSAMFGAVIGGGLELATATHVRIAEPSTIFQLPEGRRGIFVGGGASVRVGRILGADRMIEMMLTGRKYGADEGLGLGLTHYSVGEGEALPMAMDLARKIASNAPLSNYVMIQALSRIEDMSKADGLFTESLCAALTQTSPDAVEGLAAFLEKRNPTFS comes from the coding sequence ATGGCTCTCGTAGATATCGAAATCGACGGCGGAACTGCTGTCCTTACCATGAACCGCCCCGACAAACGCAATGCGATGTCCGACGATCTTTTGCGCGAGATCGACGCGTTTTTCTCGGCCCCACCCGCTGAGGTGAAGGTCGTTGTTCTGACGGGAACCGCTGGTCACTTCTGTTCCGGGCTTGATCTGTCCGAGCACAAACAGCGCGATGCCGAAGGCACGATGCGCCACTCGCGCGCGTGGCATCAGGTCATGGACCGCATCCAATACGGCGGCCTTCCTGTTGTCTCGGCGATGTTCGGCGCGGTCATCGGCGGTGGGCTCGAGCTTGCGACGGCGACGCATGTGCGGATCGCCGAGCCTTCGACCATCTTCCAACTTCCCGAAGGACGTCGCGGGATCTTCGTCGGAGGCGGCGCGTCCGTCCGTGTCGGCCGCATTCTCGGGGCCGACCGCATGATCGAGATGATGCTTACGGGCCGCAAATATGGCGCGGACGAGGGGCTCGGCCTTGGGCTGACGCATTACAGCGTGGGCGAGGGCGAAGCGCTTCCCATGGCGATGGATCTTGCACGCAAGATCGCGTCGAACGCGCCCTTGTCGAACTATGTGATGATTCAGGCGCTTTCGCGGATCGAAGATATGTCCAAGGCGGATGGTCTCTTTACGGAAAGCCTCTGCGCTGCGCTCACCCAGACGAGCCCCGATGCGGTCGAGGGGCTCGCCGCATTCCTCGAAAAACGCAATCCGACGTTCAGCTGA
- a CDS encoding TRAP transporter small permease has product MKRFMMGLAHVFALIGGAALSAMILIVCLSIIGRTGATIMHSDFMQTYASGFATWSLEAGLGPVNGDYEIVEALMAFAIFAFIPLTQATSGHATVDILTNALPPVVQRWLAALIEVVFAITLVIIAWKLYDGTVSKHRSGGTTLLLQFPLWWAYAGALVGAVASAIVAVYMGVVRVVEAITDTVIVEAGGGADH; this is encoded by the coding sequence ATGAAACGTTTCATGATGGGTTTGGCGCATGTGTTCGCTCTCATTGGCGGGGCAGCACTTTCGGCCATGATCCTTATTGTTTGTCTCTCGATCATCGGTCGGACGGGTGCCACGATCATGCACTCCGACTTCATGCAGACCTATGCCTCGGGGTTCGCGACCTGGTCGCTCGAAGCAGGCCTTGGTCCAGTGAATGGGGACTATGAAATCGTCGAGGCTCTGATGGCCTTTGCGATATTTGCCTTCATTCCTCTGACGCAGGCTACCTCTGGTCACGCGACAGTGGACATTCTGACGAATGCCCTGCCGCCCGTTGTCCAGCGCTGGCTTGCCGCTTTGATCGAGGTGGTTTTCGCGATCACCCTCGTGATCATCGCTTGGAAACTTTATGACGGCACGGTTTCGAAGCATCGTTCGGGCGGAACGACCCTGTTGCTCCAGTTTCCCCTTTGGTGGGCCTATGCAGGGGCGCTCGTCGGTGCGGTCGCATCGGCCATCGTCGCCGTCTACATGGGAGTTGTCCGTGTGGTCGAGGCCATCACCGATACCGTAATCGTCGAAGCCGGCGGAGGAGCAGACCATTGA
- a CDS encoding amidohydrolase family protein produces MVDITKVRAIDIHTHAEEPCGCHSDDGYDDLQATMAKYFGAPWNHPPTVPMTAQHYREQNIAAVIFPVDAERETGYRRYKNEEVAELAAENDDVLIPFASIDPHKGKLGAREARRLMRDFGVKGFKFHPTMQGFFPNDRMAYDLYEAIAEEGGIALFHTGQTGVGSGMRGGNGMRLKYSNPMYMDDVAVDFPDMKIILAHPSFPWQEEALAVAQHKPNVYIDLSGWSPKYFPEILVKYCNSILKKKVLFGSDWPMITPERWISDFENIAIKDEIRPDIIKNNAARLLGFME; encoded by the coding sequence GTGGTCGATATTACCAAAGTCCGCGCCATCGACATTCACACGCACGCAGAAGAGCCGTGTGGCTGTCATTCCGATGATGGCTATGATGATCTTCAGGCGACGATGGCCAAATATTTCGGAGCGCCGTGGAACCATCCGCCGACGGTGCCGATGACGGCGCAGCATTACCGCGAGCAGAATATCGCGGCGGTGATCTTTCCCGTGGATGCCGAACGCGAGACGGGTTATCGCCGCTACAAGAATGAAGAAGTGGCCGAGCTTGCCGCTGAAAACGATGACGTCCTCATCCCCTTTGCTTCGATCGACCCGCACAAGGGCAAACTCGGTGCCCGTGAAGCGCGCCGTCTGATGCGGGATTTCGGGGTCAAAGGTTTCAAGTTCCACCCGACGATGCAGGGCTTTTTCCCCAACGACCGCATGGCCTATGACCTTTACGAGGCGATTGCAGAGGAAGGCGGGATTGCGCTCTTCCACACGGGTCAAACGGGCGTTGGTTCGGGGATGCGCGGCGGCAATGGAATGCGGCTCAAGTATTCGAATCCGATGTATATGGATGACGTGGCGGTGGACTTCCCCGACATGAAGATCATCCTCGCGCACCCGTCTTTCCCGTGGCAGGAAGAGGCGCTCGCCGTGGCCCAGCACAAGCCCAACGTCTATATCGACCTCTCGGGTTGGTCGCCCAAGTATTTCCCTGAAATCCTCGTGAAATATTGCAATTCGATCCTCAAGAAAAAGGTGCTCTTCGGGTCCGACTGGCCGATGATCACGCCCGAACGCTGGATCTCGGACTTTGAAAATATCGCGATCAAGGACGAGATCCGTCCCGATATCATCAAGAACAACGCTGCCCGTTTGCTGGGGTTCATGGAATGA
- the maiA gene encoding maleylacetoacetate isomerase — MIYHGYFRSSSSYRLRIAFGLKGIDPEFRSVHLVRNGGEQKSQAYRALNPQGLVPTVEHEGEVFTQSPAILEWLDEQFPDPKLLPEDATLRAHVRAFCNVIACEIHPLQNLRVLQYLEANYGQALEGKEAWCQRWIGDGLATCEALLAKRPQADFCFGDTPGMADIYLVPQIFSAARFKVDLSAMPNLRRIYANCEALPAFADAHPSKQPDAE, encoded by the coding sequence ATGATCTATCACGGCTATTTCCGAAGCTCGTCCTCTTATCGGCTTCGCATCGCCTTTGGTCTCAAGGGGATCGATCCCGAGTTCCGCTCGGTCCATCTTGTTCGGAACGGCGGTGAGCAAAAATCCCAAGCCTATCGGGCGCTCAATCCCCAAGGGTTGGTGCCCACGGTAGAGCATGAAGGCGAGGTTTTTACCCAGTCGCCCGCCATTCTCGAGTGGCTCGATGAACAGTTCCCCGATCCAAAGCTTTTGCCCGAGGATGCGACGCTGCGTGCGCATGTCCGCGCCTTTTGTAACGTGATCGCCTGCGAGATCCATCCGCTCCAGAACCTGCGTGTGCTTCAATATCTCGAAGCCAACTACGGTCAGGCGCTCGAGGGCAAAGAGGCATGGTGCCAGCGTTGGATCGGCGATGGTCTTGCCACTTGCGAAGCGCTTCTCGCGAAGCGTCCGCAAGCCGATTTCTGCTTTGGCGACACTCCGGGGATGGCGGATATCTATCTGGTTCCCCAGATTTTTTCTGCGGCCCGCTTCAAAGTGGACCTTTCGGCCATGCCGAACCTGCGCCGCATTTACGCCAACTGTGAAGCGCTTCCGGCTTTTGCCGATGCGCACCCATCCAAACAGCCTGACGCCGAATAG
- a CDS encoding 3-hydroxybenzoate 6-monooxygenase — translation MSDKIIIAGGGIGGLATAIGLAQKGIGSIVLEKAAQLGEIGAGIQLGPNAFHAFDYLGVGDQARAMAVYIDNLRLMDAISGDEITRIPLDDAFRARFKNPYAVVHRGDLHGVFLKACVAHPLINLRTNSAVESYDQDGASVTVTLSSGEKVVGRALIGADGLWSNIRKQLVGDGMPRVSGHTTYRSVIPTEEMPEDLRWNAATLWAGPKCHIVHYPLSGWKVFNLVVTYHNDAPEPVAGKPVSHDEVRKGFEHVNPVARQIIEKGKDWKLWVLCDRDPVSNWVDGRVALLGDAAHPMLQYFAQGACMAMEDAVCLSAELDAAPDDLEGALQRYNARRRLRTARVQLQSREIGQHVYHPAGAHAELRNAVMNSRSAEEWYDQIDWLYGSTGLEGAVSAETRKRPMFT, via the coding sequence ATGAGTGACAAGATCATCATTGCAGGCGGCGGTATCGGCGGCCTTGCGACAGCCATCGGCCTTGCGCAAAAGGGCATCGGCTCCATTGTTCTGGAAAAGGCCGCCCAGCTTGGCGAAATCGGCGCGGGAATCCAGCTTGGCCCGAATGCCTTTCATGCCTTTGATTACCTCGGGGTCGGCGATCAGGCGCGCGCTATGGCGGTCTATATCGACAACCTGCGCCTGATGGATGCGATTTCGGGGGACGAGATCACCCGTATCCCGCTTGATGACGCGTTCCGCGCGCGGTTCAAAAACCCCTATGCCGTCGTCCATCGCGGCGATCTTCACGGGGTGTTCCTCAAGGCCTGTGTCGCGCATCCGCTCATCAACTTGCGGACCAATTCTGCGGTCGAGAGCTATGATCAGGACGGCGCTTCGGTCACTGTCACCCTTTCGAGCGGGGAAAAAGTCGTGGGTCGTGCTCTGATCGGGGCCGATGGGCTCTGGTCGAACATCCGCAAACAGCTCGTCGGGGACGGCATGCCGCGTGTGTCGGGGCACACGACCTATCGGTCGGTGATTCCCACCGAAGAGATGCCCGAAGACCTTCGGTGGAATGCGGCGACCCTTTGGGCGGGTCCAAAGTGTCATATTGTGCATTACCCGCTTTCGGGTTGGAAGGTGTTCAATCTGGTCGTGACATACCACAATGACGCCCCCGAACCGGTGGCAGGAAAGCCCGTTTCCCATGACGAAGTTCGTAAGGGATTTGAACACGTTAACCCCGTTGCGCGGCAGATCATCGAGAAGGGCAAGGACTGGAAGCTTTGGGTGCTGTGCGACCGTGATCCAGTGTCCAATTGGGTCGATGGTCGGGTGGCTCTTTTAGGGGATGCCGCACATCCAATGTTGCAATATTTTGCACAAGGTGCTTGTATGGCGATGGAGGACGCCGTCTGTCTGTCTGCGGAGCTTGATGCCGCGCCGGACGATCTCGAGGGAGCTCTGCAACGCTATAACGCACGCCGTCGTTTGCGCACGGCTCGGGTTCAGCTGCAGTCTCGCGAAATCGGCCAGCACGTCTATCACCCTGCGGGTGCGCATGCGGAGCTACGGAATGCTGTTATGAACAGCCGCAGTGCGGAGGAATGGTACGACCAGATCGATTGGCTCTATGGTTCCACGGGACTCGAGGGGGCTGTTTCAGCGGAAACCCGAAAACGTCCGATGTTCACATAA
- a CDS encoding MarR family transcriptional regulator — protein sequence MTEQDQGLRKFCGYNIKRAFNVIQADVNQTLVRFGLRLVTWSALSVIKENPGLRQSQLADILSIERPNLVLLLDELERADLINRDRDSADRRAYCLSLTDTGEALYAEALLAVEAHEDRMTEGLTAEERVALIAMLRRIEANGKAGGETDGTGSLSEA from the coding sequence ATGACAGAACAAGATCAGGGTCTTCGCAAATTCTGCGGCTATAACATCAAACGGGCGTTCAACGTCATTCAGGCCGATGTGAACCAAACGCTCGTGCGGTTCGGTCTTCGGCTTGTGACGTGGTCCGCGCTTTCCGTGATCAAGGAAAATCCGGGTCTGCGCCAAAGCCAACTGGCGGATATCCTTTCTATCGAGCGTCCCAATCTCGTGCTGCTCCTTGACGAGCTGGAACGCGCGGACCTGATCAATCGTGACCGCGATAGCGCCGACCGCCGCGCCTATTGCCTGAGCCTCACCGACACGGGCGAGGCTCTCTATGCCGAAGCGCTTTTGGCCGTCGAAGCGCATGAAGACCGAATGACCGAAGGGCTGACCGCCGAGGAACGTGTCGCCCTTATCGCTATGCTTCGGCGTATCGAAGCCAACGGAAAAGCAGGAGGAGAGACGGATGGGACTGGATCGCTATCAGAAGCATGA
- a CDS encoding TRAP transporter large permease — protein MTPLEIGLWSFPVLMALIFMRVPIGLAMFLAGFVGLSLLPGGLNVALAKLKTESYTTFSSYSLSIVPMFLLMGYFATLGGMSQALFKAAESWLGHRKGGVAMAAIGACAGFGSICGSSLATAATMSRVALPELRRYGYAGGFSTATLAAGGTLGILIPPSVVLVIYAILTEQNIAKLFLAAFIPGLLAALGYVITISIYVRLNPGSAGVREPVPYAERFRALVDVWPVLLVFASVVGGIYLGVFTPTEGAAVGALGTGIIALVNGGLTIKTLLESFTATARSTAMIFFIVLGAGTYNSFLARTNVPQELSNWVVAQGFAPIVVLIIILVFYLVMGCLMDSLSMILLTIPIFYPAISAMDWGSMTIEEVSIWFGIIVLIVVEVGLITPPVGMNLFIINAMEKTTPMSETYKAVMYFVASDIVRVIILVAFPSITLFLL, from the coding sequence TTGACCCCTCTTGAAATCGGACTTTGGTCCTTTCCTGTTCTTATGGCCCTTATCTTCATGCGCGTGCCGATCGGTCTCGCCATGTTCCTCGCGGGCTTTGTCGGGCTTTCGCTCTTGCCGGGCGGACTGAACGTCGCGCTGGCAAAGCTCAAAACCGAAAGCTACACCACCTTTTCAAGCTATTCGCTGTCGATTGTGCCGATGTTCCTCTTGATGGGGTATTTCGCCACGCTTGGCGGCATGTCCCAAGCGCTCTTCAAGGCGGCAGAAAGCTGGCTCGGCCACCGCAAGGGCGGCGTTGCAATGGCCGCGATCGGTGCTTGTGCGGGCTTCGGTTCGATCTGTGGCTCGTCCTTGGCAACTGCTGCCACGATGAGCCGTGTCGCACTGCCTGAACTCCGCCGCTATGGCTATGCTGGCGGTTTCTCGACCGCTACGCTCGCGGCGGGCGGCACGCTCGGCATCCTGATCCCGCCCTCTGTAGTTCTTGTGATCTATGCGATCCTCACAGAGCAGAACATCGCCAAGCTCTTTCTTGCGGCGTTCATTCCGGGTCTGCTTGCGGCGCTGGGCTATGTCATCACCATTTCGATCTATGTCCGCTTGAACCCCGGCTCTGCAGGGGTGCGCGAGCCTGTTCCCTATGCGGAACGTTTCCGCGCGCTCGTCGATGTCTGGCCCGTGCTCCTCGTTTTTGCGTCTGTGGTGGGCGGCATCTACCTTGGCGTATTCACACCGACCGAAGGTGCTGCCGTCGGTGCGCTGGGCACCGGGATCATCGCCCTCGTCAACGGTGGACTGACGATCAAGACGCTTCTCGAAAGCTTTACCGCAACGGCGCGCTCCACCGCGATGATCTTTTTCATCGTTCTCGGCGCGGGCACCTACAACAGCTTCCTTGCGCGCACCAATGTGCCGCAAGAGCTATCGAACTGGGTCGTGGCCCAAGGCTTCGCGCCCATCGTCGTGCTGATCATCATCTTGGTCTTTTACCTTGTGATGGGGTGTCTGATGGACTCGCTCTCGATGATCCTTTTGACGATCCCGATTTTCTATCCTGCAATCAGCGCGATGGACTGGGGCAGTATGACGATCGAAGAAGTCTCGATCTGGTTCGGCATCATCGTGCTGATCGTGGTCGAGGTGGGACTCATTACTCCGCCAGTGGGGATGAACCTTTTCATCATCAACGCGATGGAAAAGACGACCCCCATGTCCGAGACCTACAAAGCGGTCATGTACTTCGTCGCATCGGACATTGTGCGCGTGATCATCCTTGTGGCTTTCCCCTCGATCACTCTGTTCTTGCTCTAA
- a CDS encoding SDR family NAD(P)-dependent oxidoreductase, translated as MDINGVSAVVTGGASGLGAATARKLASQGAKVAILDFDLERAQSVAQEIDGYAVKVDVGDAASVEAAIAGVVAAIGAPRVIINCAGIGTAARMVGREGKLSVDLFERTIRVNLVGTYNVMSYATRAMLDLPVMEGGERGVIVNTASAAYQDGQLGQSAYSASKGGIASMCLPLARELAQSAVRVMAIAPGLFETPMMETLPQEVTEAIVRNIPHPARLGFAEEFALLASQIIANPYLNGEVIRLDGATRLPPR; from the coding sequence ATGGACATCAACGGTGTTTCTGCGGTCGTAACGGGCGGCGCCAGTGGGCTTGGCGCAGCAACGGCACGCAAGCTTGCAAGCCAAGGCGCCAAGGTGGCGATCCTCGATTTTGACCTCGAACGCGCGCAATCCGTCGCCCAAGAGATCGACGGCTACGCGGTCAAGGTTGATGTGGGTGACGCCGCCAGTGTCGAGGCAGCCATCGCAGGGGTCGTGGCCGCCATCGGTGCTCCGCGCGTCATTATCAATTGCGCAGGTATAGGCACCGCCGCCCGCATGGTCGGGCGCGAAGGCAAGCTTTCGGTCGATCTTTTCGAGCGAACGATCCGCGTGAACTTGGTCGGTACCTATAACGTTATGTCCTATGCGACCCGAGCGATGCTCGACCTCCCCGTCATGGAGGGGGGTGAGCGCGGTGTCATCGTGAATACGGCCTCTGCCGCCTATCAGGACGGTCAACTTGGTCAGTCGGCCTATTCGGCGTCCAAGGGCGGGATCGCGTCGATGTGTCTGCCTCTTGCCCGAGAGTTGGCCCAATCCGCTGTCCGCGTCATGGCGATCGCACCGGGACTTTTCGAGACACCGATGATGGAGACCCTTCCGCAGGAGGTGACCGAGGCGATTGTGCGCAATATTCCCCACCCCGCGCGTCTCGGCTTTGCCGAAGAATTCGCCCTTCTGGCCAGCCAGATCATCGCCAACCCCTATCTCAATGGCGAGGTGATCCGTCTTGACGGGGCAACCCGCCTCCCGCCGCGCTAA